From the Elusimicrobia bacterium HGW-Elusimicrobia-1 genome, one window contains:
- a CDS encoding sugar transferase, translating into MLKRTFDIIFSFIGLIALSPAFALAAILIKKEDGGPVFYPGIRTGKDGIKFKMYKFRSMVVNADKIGGPSTAGDDPRLLKTGKILRKYKLDELPQLINVLKGEMSFVGPRPEVPHYTDMFTGEEKRILGVKPGITDRASLWNSDEGSILAGSPDPEKTYMEKIWPEKKRLQLKYVDERSFSGDIKIIFLTLVKIIKRS; encoded by the coding sequence ATGCTGAAAAGAACTTTTGATATAATATTTTCTTTTATCGGACTTATCGCGCTTTCGCCCGCATTCGCTTTAGCGGCGATCTTGATAAAAAAAGAGGACGGCGGGCCGGTTTTTTATCCGGGAATCCGCACCGGCAAAGACGGAATTAAATTCAAAATGTACAAGTTCCGCTCGATGGTCGTCAACGCCGACAAAATCGGTGGGCCGTCGACGGCGGGCGACGACCCGCGGCTTCTTAAAACCGGTAAAATCTTAAGAAAATATAAGCTCGATGAACTACCCCAGTTGATAAACGTTCTTAAAGGGGAAATGTCTTTTGTCGGCCCCCGCCCGGAAGTGCCGCACTATACCGATATGTTCACCGGCGAAGAAAAGCGGATACTCGGCGTAAAGCCGGGCATAACCGACCGGGCGTCTTTGTGGAACTCCGACGAGGGTTCGATTCTGGCCGGCAGCCCCGACCCGGAAAAAACGTACATGGAAAAAATCTGGCCCGAAAAGAAGCGGCTTCAACTCAAATACGTCGACGAGCGTTCTTTTTCCGGCGACATCAAAATAATATTTCTTACGCTGGTCAAAATAATAAAACGTTCTTGA